The following proteins are encoded in a genomic region of Sphingopyxis sp. YF1:
- a CDS encoding class I adenylate-forming enzyme family protein, translating to MPTLNSIVRQVMAIDPSAPALEHKKQWHSWGELSAVIDAVDAILLANGIGAGTRIGGILRNTPQIAAVIIGTIIGDRCVVTLNPALPDEKLANDIASLKTPVVIAETADWQRAAVIEAVRRSGALGIEITGDTGEPARIIAAMTGTDFRSDAEGIGIEMLTSGTTGTPKRVPLKASNFSKMVLDAAVFEKRDVDAPPKLSKAVTISNTPFSHIGGIFGLFVSLSAGRKSCMLDRFRVEEFVDAVQRHKPKVAGAPPSALRMILDAGVPKEALASLVAFRTSTAPLDPELADQFFEHFGIPVLQNYGATEFAGGVAGWTLPDFLKSGQLRRGSVGKMNPGVDGRIVDPESGEPLPYGEKGLLELRARHLGDGRNWVRTTDLARMDEDQFLWILGRADNAIIRGGFKIIPDDVVKAIEAHPAVLEACVVALADPRLGQVPAAGYRVKSGQAVSADELRDFLRERLTAYQVPTKLLEVQDFPRTPSMKPSQPELRKLLEAA from the coding sequence ATGCCCACGCTCAATTCGATCGTCCGCCAGGTCATGGCGATCGATCCCTCCGCTCCGGCGCTCGAGCATAAAAAACAGTGGCACAGCTGGGGCGAACTCAGCGCGGTCATCGACGCGGTGGATGCGATCCTCCTCGCCAACGGCATCGGCGCGGGCACGCGGATCGGCGGCATCCTGCGCAACACGCCGCAGATCGCAGCGGTGATCATCGGCACGATCATCGGCGACCGCTGCGTCGTGACGCTGAACCCCGCGCTGCCCGATGAAAAGCTGGCGAACGACATTGCCAGCCTCAAAACTCCCGTGGTGATCGCCGAAACCGCCGACTGGCAACGCGCGGCGGTGATCGAAGCGGTTCGCCGCAGCGGCGCGCTGGGGATCGAAATCACCGGCGACACCGGCGAACCCGCACGGATCATCGCCGCCATGACCGGGACCGATTTCCGCAGCGACGCCGAAGGCATCGGGATCGAGATGCTGACCAGCGGCACCACCGGCACCCCGAAGCGCGTGCCGCTGAAGGCCAGCAATTTCTCGAAAATGGTGCTCGACGCTGCGGTGTTCGAAAAGCGCGACGTCGATGCCCCGCCGAAGCTGTCGAAGGCCGTGACCATCTCGAACACGCCCTTTTCGCACATCGGCGGGATTTTCGGCCTGTTCGTCTCGCTGTCGGCGGGCCGCAAGTCGTGCATGCTCGACCGCTTCCGCGTCGAGGAATTCGTCGACGCGGTGCAGCGTCACAAGCCCAAGGTCGCGGGTGCCCCGCCCTCGGCCTTGCGGATGATCCTCGACGCCGGGGTACCAAAGGAAGCGCTGGCGAGCCTCGTCGCCTTTCGCACCTCGACCGCGCCGCTCGACCCCGAGCTTGCCGATCAATTCTTTGAGCATTTCGGCATTCCGGTGCTGCAGAACTATGGCGCCACCGAATTCGCCGGCGGCGTCGCGGGCTGGACGCTTCCCGATTTCCTGAAATCGGGCCAGCTCCGGCGTGGCAGCGTCGGCAAGATGAATCCCGGCGTCGATGGCCGCATCGTCGATCCCGAAAGCGGCGAGCCGCTCCCCTATGGCGAGAAGGGGTTGCTCGAACTGCGCGCGCGCCATCTGGGCGACGGCCGAAACTGGGTGCGCACCACCGATCTCGCGCGCATGGACGAGGATCAGTTTCTGTGGATCCTCGGGCGCGCCGACAATGCGATCATCCGCGGCGGATTCAAGATCATCCCCGACGATGTGGTGAAGGCGATCGAGGCGCATCCCGCAGTGCTCGAGGCTTGCGTGGTTGCACTCGCCGACCCGCGGCTGGGACAGGTTCCCGCTGCGGGCTACCGAGTCAAATCGGGGCAGGCGGTCAGCGCCGACGAGCTGCGCGACTTCCTGCGTGAACGGTTGACCGCCTATCAGGTGCCGACCAAATTGCTGGAGGTGCAGGACTTCCCGCGCACCCCCTCGATGAAACCCAGCCAGCCCGAACTCAGGAAACTGCTCGAAGCCGCTTGA